The following coding sequences lie in one Myxococcus xanthus genomic window:
- a CDS encoding DoxX family protein: MNIVFWILQAVLALLFLAGGSYKAFSFQQLSSQFSEVPLGAWRALGFLEMAGGVLLIIPAAFKWMPSLTAHAAAVLTFETFALAVLYARHSTKMTPENPMLWSLVMGVLIAFVAYGRYILNPVVAAAA; this comes from the coding sequence ATGAACATCGTCTTCTGGATTCTTCAGGCCGTCCTCGCGCTGCTGTTTCTCGCGGGCGGGTCGTACAAGGCGTTCTCGTTCCAGCAGCTCTCGAGCCAGTTCAGCGAGGTCCCCCTCGGGGCCTGGCGGGCGCTCGGCTTCCTTGAGATGGCCGGTGGCGTGCTGCTCATCATCCCGGCGGCGTTCAAGTGGATGCCCAGCCTCACCGCGCACGCGGCCGCGGTGCTCACGTTCGAGACGTTCGCGCTCGCCGTGCTGTACGCGCGTCATTCAACGAAGATGACGCCCGAGAACCCGATGCTCTGGTCGCTCGTGATGGGTGTGCTGATCGCCTTCGTGGCGTACGGCCGCTACATCCTCAATCCGGTGGTGGCAGCCGCCGCGTGA